The Erigeron canadensis isolate Cc75 chromosome 4, C_canadensis_v1, whole genome shotgun sequence genome window below encodes:
- the LOC122598248 gene encoding suppressor of kinetochore protein 1-like: MPRKSKKACSSKVVEGAMIRLMSSYDKKIVRFDPACCFESEYIQRKLAETEISEREGPFEIEEGHIGRVFTIIDVRSNILSMVKDFCVSRFNIFNAHAHGDRHLLLDKLLDFSVKFVHKKPLVLLVLLMDAAYKLRIGSLLNLTRNRIVDMLRGKSAEEILKTMNLPDFTHEAWEKPSRMTPSLEAWHHERMIC; the protein is encoded by the exons ATGCCAAGAAAGAGTAAAAAAGCTTGTTCGAGCAAGGTCGTCGAGGGGGCGATGATAAGGCTTATGAGTTCGTACGATAAGAAGATTGTCCGTTTCGATCCCGCATGTTGCTTTGAATCCGAGTATATCCAAAGGAAGCTAGCGGAAACAGAGATAAGTGAAAGAGAGGGGCCGTTCGAAATAGAGGAGGGACATATAGGGCGAGTTTTTACAATCATCGATGTCCGAAGCAACATCCTTTCAATGGTTAAAGACTTTTGTGTTTCACGCTTCAATATTTTCAACGCCCATGCTCATGGTGATCGTCATCTCCTTTTAGACAAGTTGTTGGATTTCTCTGTCAAATTTGTCCATAAAAAGCCACTAGTGCTTCTTGTTCTACTCATGGAT gCTGCTTACAAACTGAGGATCGGAAGCCTTTTGAACCTGACGCGTAATCGTATTGTTGACATGCTCCGTGGAAAGTCTGCCGAAGAGATTCTCAAGACCATGAACCTGCCTGATTTCACTCATGAAGCGTGGGAAAAGCCCTCAAGAATGACCCCTTCTCTTGAGGCTTGGCATCATGAACGAATGATCTGCTGA
- the LOC122598677 gene encoding SKP1-like protein 11: protein MMKEEEEFKITIRCSDGVCVDAKPFAKECMLIRNDYECRFFEKFKFEGQSDILYKVAEFCEGRAKINNNNPADLNAFDSQFLQRYHSDAINLMIAAFYLDIKSLKELLMKEVDDMLTKMTADEIYGIFHNNLKDYNYYKFEIMVHLLNNFPEEFE, encoded by the exons ATGAtgaaggaggaggaggagttTAAGATCACGATTCGTTGTTCGGACGGGGTGTGCGTCGACGCGAAACCCTTTGCCAAGGAGTGTATGCTTATACGTAACGATTACGAGTGTCGATTTTTTGAAAAGTTCAAATTCGAAGGCCAAAGCGACATCCTTTACAAGGTTGCTGAATTTTGTGAGGGACGTGCCAAGATCAACAATAATAATCCTGCCGATTTGAATGCTTTCGATTCCCAATTTCTCCAACGCTACCACAGCGATGCTATTAATCTTATGATT GCTGCTTTCTATTTGGACATAAAAAGCCTAAAGGAGCTGCTGATGAAAGAAGTTGATGACATGCTCACCAAGATGACTGCCGATGAGATTTACGGCATCTTCCATAACAATTTGAAAgactataattattataaatttgaaatCATGGTACATCTCCTCAATAATTTCCCCGAAGAATTTGAATAA